A part of Papilio machaon chromosome 23, ilPapMach1.1, whole genome shotgun sequence genomic DNA contains:
- the LOC106720021 gene encoding mucin-17 isoform X3, with product MLQPRLIVAGSVSVKMGFKNFFVVKTSFWTILCAIILSITLVTCQEINENEYTEGLRLKREEVPANRDLTVLLVNDQNRDYNTKIGRYHSVKPLIGLLTSTARTFIQDGVTTEFATQILGTTLDNGRIYAQLLTKSSLVLYNKPSNVDDPFIVQPTRVHSAFDGEWNVKQDLGIIDPDKFILKNTDYLAPNSKMDIIYASKLAKEPSVFWNSPSVTEPQLDNQILEEPTGRRVQAYNEIPRYEVYNYLDGPAIESEKKFEFIVKPSVSDSVNSFYRQSKAYEPVADSESVSSKQPEETVTESNVVKVKPDYDLPTFTIKNEFSPIFYYIDNVESRNPSQQPTLQTKTPKKLFGQKSEPRPKKTFTYEGFADFTTVVGDTVIIFTPNTETSRPPNPDEVNVFPSAKPVDKLATKITFLSADIPVATATYKAHEMIDATTMTTTQSSSEENITEQPVYNDEESLKKVLYEVDDKMSPTVSVQYNNGFDFNMDVIQPSETSYTTTESTRPMDDLENVPFQEYDTRATEPLSTIQPSTTITEESKESVVTESGIKEAFTNSAEETENTAAEVTEKMDEAEEVEEEDEEENTTEVPEIYTTTESGHSDESFEDIETTTETKHDSHEDVYCTDGFEEQSTMTTAYKTLTYLTTYFIPLENTDTTTSVESNIVVTSDIGYLTNLVCKTNINIEPTSVVSVEVKNTEQTNLEAPEVVTESNIASPSQGDTVTESPKTTPMEKEILTTVQGEETEPEVDDEKDDFGDSVVNDKSPTTTTEKVSTSHIEVSVSTESTPTEKPVVEEYDDAKISENEIDLIYKTLYTTYTYLTTFFGDQTTSVASHKSVVTNIITSTVDLSNLDPSLLGAFGEDYIAPTNVAVEQSTQGFAINSIIDLVKNKDVIESVENDGTYSSQTPTPSLGDEIIGSIKPDAVKTYFTTYTFFTTIYVGSDANVCSRSEIHTNYVGPDNLIPTKSSPLVIENTRAQFDFRNCKQIKRDQISQEPSDSTNIDENNSQSLDDSKKGIQPTPIEVDMLLSIESNPLESENSYVTDFKSSSSKGERKIIDNNNIILDDQISSESNIEEILPSPTLLLQTSYTTFTYFTTMYIGKDSSRVKSRLETITDVVTETITPNLEPEEDSNLPITYYTTFTYWTTLSKDKSTTITSREEIVSNVVTPTPQTTSTISPIDTTPIDVDSVLPPKELEIGLKPSVIDENLEPDDGKATFYTTYTYFTTFYAGNISQIRSSLKTVTNIVENSQAVEDNQLGRKVGGVPADKNLIQDSGDKPHTSLVKEEIQPTKIPDISSVSSTVLLGTYIDNLYAEVKPPESSKVPEERKILFSQVAVISGDSTIVTSDNKTLQDIPNTSTTTTTTTTSPTTTTTTTEESIISPSPDIIESSVEETTTESKPEQEEENDFGSKKKGRLTFTTKKPSFTPVIIPFASRNRPTFSPKRVPLLSSATTITRADSTPTITATPTLKSVRPSGFGGINRKQSASPVSPGRRFSGRSSGVSLSVNIPSASRSGGFGRASIQPSSRRTGFRSSSLRSNSLDFASRSAVPRIRPTASSRLRSSRQSSTLFLSTNEQNESETTQIEENVTESLDEVTETLLRTTNNPLLKFRRPPIARQPGTAILPRSTTPTVKRSGNLRGRTTTTTTKRTTRRSTANPLLSLRRQRPNSLFPRRNLFRQPEPEPEEEIRENEQKVEEEEELLEEEEFEEDNDYESSDRKEQQVATPSTLATKQNNIVQIRPFAFRRRTKRQVDYANRKYNNFRRPGIKSSSTRRPEPEPETEAPAPATPKQKISRYNGRTSKTTTAAAPKSSSRQSFIVRGESRTSSTTSAPAYRRGKARPSSRTTTHSSRPKAPRLSSKSSDRTRPGSSRSSTSRSRTRTTTNRASSRQRSSFENLSAERHRQDSYNNLLNDGKITITHQIPVEVTVPVVNGKITEYKNLLSAKPSTETLLLNQISTSIGPLGNQQLVLAIESTELADNGATKVTKYVLHETPTTTVIFTPTTIRGRKTSYSHVLPSTVYNVEPVVQTISPEINANVPLANLLLSQLLLGNQQPALNPLLALQGQALLPQQPVVQTPVTEYKTRTTTFVTTVTDARETVLPITFKGKAILTTIVDPTTNVITATEFVTDTVVTTPTVLAPPPQLNSLLLPFLLQQQQQQQQQQLLSLPTANPLLGLAQPDLNLLPNNNLNLNNDIYSNSPKPNILSDLTSNEDFSEDIEESGEDTLPPPPPPSSSSHVRHRVRTPKPSPPKMTSVVTLYVSGKFPGEFSTVLSTVVSDDTQTVRKREAIYYDDVQITSTLLPSIDHLLGSQSDILDNGIAYDETNSSVESKGETQSLESIVGKISDHIRYDASPTYVVKLGNPSSIRDREQTLVDDVS from the exons AAATAAACGAAAATGAATACACGGAAGGATTGAGATTAAAAAGAGAGGAAGTTCCAGCAAACAGGG ACCTGACAGTCCTGCTCGTGAATGACCAGAATCGAGACTACAATACGAAGATTGGCAGATACCACAGCGTCAAACCTCTTATTGGTTTATTGACATCTACCGCCAGAACTTTCATCCAAGACGGCGTTACAACTGAGTTTGCAACGCAAATCTTAGGAACGACGTTAGATAATGGTCGTATATACGCACAACTTCTAACGAAATCATCACTAGTTCTATATAATAAGCCATCAAATGTTGACGATCCTTTTATTGTACAACCGACACGTGTGCACTCCGCTTTCGATGGGGAATGGAACGTAAAACAAGACTTAGGTATTATAGATCCTGATAAGTTTATCTTAAAGAATACTGATTACTTAGCCCCTAATAGTAAAATGGACATTATCTATGCTAGTAAACTTGCCAAAGAACCTTCTGTATTTTGGAATTCACCAAGCGTCACTGAACCTCAATTAGATAACCAAATATTAGAGGAGCCAACGGGGCGTAGAGTTCAAGCTTACAACGAAATTCCTAGATATGAAGTGTATAATTATCTTGACGGCCCAGCCATCGAAAGCGagaaaaagtttgaatttattgtaaaaccgTCCGTTTCTGACAGTGTGAATAGTTTTTACCGTCAAAGTAAGGCCTATGAACCAGTTGCTGACTCTGAAAGCGTTAGTTCTAAGCAACCGGAAGAAACTGTAACTGAATCTAATGTTGTCAAAGTTAAGCCCGATTATGATTTACCCACTTTTACCATTAAAAACGAGTTTTCAccaatattttactatattgaTAATGTCGAATCTCGTAATCCTTCACAACAACCAACTTTACAAACGAAAACACCTAAAAAGTTGTTCGGACAAAAGAGTGAACCTAGACCTAAGAAGACATTTACTTATGAAGGTTTCGCAGATTTTACAACTGTAGTCGGTGATACTGTCATAATATTTACGCCTAATACTGAAACAAGTAGACCCCCTAATCCCGATGAAGTTAACGTATTTCCCTCGGCAAAACCGGTAGATAAGCTAGCaactaaaataacttttctttCTGCTGACATACCCGTGGCCACGGCTACGTATAAAGCACATGAGATGATCGATGCTACAACAATGACAACCACTCAATCAAGTAGTGAAGAAAACATAACGGAGCAACCCGTTTACAATGACGAAGAaagtttgaaaaaagttttatatgagGTAGATGATAAAATGTCACCCACCGTAAGCGTCCAGTACAACAAtggttttgattttaatatggACGTCATTCAACCTTCTGAAACTTCTTATACCACAACTGAAAGCACTAGACCAATGGATGATTTGGAAAATGTACCTTTTCAAGAATATGATACGAGAGCGACAGAGCCACTAAGTACAATTCAACCGTCCACTACAATCACAGAAGAATCGAAAGAATCCGTTGTAACTGAAAGTGGTATAAAAGAAGCTTTCACGAATTCTGCAGAAGAAACAGAAAATACTGCAGCTGAAGTTACAGAGAAAATGGATGAGGCAGAAGAAGTAGAGGAAGAAGATGAAGAAGAAAATACTACTGAAGTTCCAGAAATTTACACTACAACAGAAAGTGGGCACAGCGATGAGTCATTTGAAGATATTGAAACTACAACAGAAACTAAACATGATAGTCATGAAGATGTTTATTGCACTGATGGATTTGAAGAGCAATCGACAATGACAACagcttataaaactttaacatatttaacgaCTTATTTCATACCATTAGAAAATACAGATACCACAACTTCTGTGGAGTCAAATATTGTAGTTACGAGCGATATTGGGTATCTCACGAATCTTgtatgtaaaacaaatatcaacATTGAACCAACGTCTGTTGTATCTGTCGAAGTGAAAAATACTGaacaaactaatttagaaGCACCTGAAGTAGTTACTGAATCTAATATAGCGTCTCCGTCACAGGGTGATACAGTTACTGAAAGTCCAAAAACAACGCCTATGGAAAAAGAGATTTTGACAACTGTACAAGGAGAAGAAACTGAACCCGAAGTTGATGATGAAAAAGATGATTTTGGCGATAGTGTAGTCAATGATAAGTCTCCTACAACTACAACGGAAAAAGTTTCCACAAGTCATATTGAGGTGTCAGTAAGTACTGAAAGTACTCCTACCGAGAAACCAGTTGTAGAGGAATATGACGATGCAAAAATTTctgaaaatgaaattgatcTTATTTATAAGACACTGTATACGACTTACACATATTTGACAACTTTCTTTGGTGATCAAACAACAAGTGTAGCGAGTCATAAATCTgtagttacaaatattattacatcCACGGTCGATCTATCTAATTTAGATCCTTCTCTTCTAGGCGCTTTTGGCGAGGATTATATTGCACCTACAAACGTTGCAGTTGAACAGTCAACACAAGGTTTTGCAATCAATAGCATTATTgatttagttaaaaacaaagacGTTATTGAATCAGTAGAAAATGATGGTACATACAGTTCTCAAACACCGACACCATCCTTAGGTGATGAAATTATTGGTAGTATTAAGCCAGATGCtgtgaaaacttattttacaacTTACACATTTTTCACCACGATTTACGTAGGCTCTGACGCAAATGTTTGTAGTAGGAGTGAAATACATACTAATTATGTTGGTCCAGATAACTTGATACCAACCAAAAGTAGTCCTTTAGTAATTGAAAATACGAGGGCTCAATTTGATTTTAGAAATTGTAAGCAAATTAAACGTGATCAAATTTCTCAAGAACCATCTGATAGCACAAATATTGATGAAAATAACTCTCAAAGCTTAGATGATTCTAAAAAAGGCATACAACCAACACCTATCGAAGTTGATATGTTGTTAAGTATAGAGTCGAATCCATTAGAATCTGAGAACTCTTATGTAACCGACTTTAAGTCATCCTCTTCCAAGGGTGAGAGAAAGATAATagacaacaacaatattattttagacgACCAAATAAGCTCAGAAAGTAACATTGAGGAGATTCTTCCTTCACCTACACTATTGTTACAAACAAGTTATACgacatttacatattttacaactATGTATATAGGAAAGGATTCCAGTAGAGTGAAAAGTCGTTTAGAAACAATAACTGATGTAGTGACAGAAACTATCACCCCCAATCTGGAACCAGAAGAGGATAGCAACTTACCCATTACTTACTATACGACATTTACTTATTGGACGACATTATCTAAGGACAAATCCACAACAATCACTAGTCGAGAGGAAATAGTTTCAAATGTTGTAACACCGACACCTCAGACGACTTCCACAATAAGTCCGATAGACACAACACCCATAGATGTTGATAGTGTTTTACCACCAAAAGAATTAGAAATAGGATTAAAACCTTCAGTAATAGATGAAAACTTAGAACCAGATGATGGTAAAGCTACGTTTTACAcaacatatacatattttacaacCTTCTACGCTGGAAATATATCTCAAATCAGAAGTAGTCTGAAAACTGTAACAAACATTGTGGAAAACTCCCAGGCCGTTGAGGATAACCAATTAGGTCGCAAAGTAGGCGGTGTTCCAGCAGATAAAAATCTCATTCAAGACAGTGGTGATAAGCCTCATACGTCTTTAGttaaagaagaaattcaacCAACTAAAATACCTGATATTTCATCTGTTTCGTCTACAGTACTTTTGGGTACTTACATAGATAATTTATATGCTGAAGTTAAACCTCCAGAAAGTAGTAAAGTTccagaagaaagaaaaatattgttctcGCAAGTTGCAGTTATATCCGGTGATTCAACTATTGTAACAAGTGATAACAAAACCCTGCAAGATATCCCAAATACATCTACGACCACAACCACAACTACAACATCGCcgactactactactactactacggAGGAATCGATAATTAGTCCTTCACCAGATATAATTGAAAGTTCAGTTGAAGAGACTACTACTGAATCTAAGCCAGAGCAAGAGGAGGAAAATGATTTTGGTTCGAAAAAGAAGGGTCGTCTTACGTTTACAACTAAAAAACCATCATTTACCCCAGTAATTATACCATTTGCGTCAAGAAATAGACCAACGTTTAGCCCCAAACGAGTACCTTTATTAAGTAGTGCTACCACCATTACCCGTGCTGATTCTACACCAACTATAACAGCAACTCCTACACtgaaatcagttcgaccatcAGGTTTTGGTGGTATTAATAGAAAGCAATCTGCTTCACCTGTATCTCCCGGGCGAAGATTTTCTGGCCGTAGTAGCGGCGTAAGCTTATCTGTCAATATTCCGTCTGCATCTAGGTCTGGAGGTTTTGGAAGAGCAAGTATACAACCTTCCTCGAGAAGAACTGGATTTAGATCTAGTTCATTAAGAAGCAATAGTTTAGACTTTGCCAGTAGATCCGCAGTACCGAGAATAAGGCCTACTGCTTCTTCTAGATTAAGAAGTAGCAGACAATCTTCAACTTTATTCCTCTCCACTAATGAACAAAATGAATCTGAAACCACTCAAATAGAAGAAAATGTAACGGAGTCCTTGGATGAAGTAACAGAAACATTGTTAAGAACAACAAATAATCcattattgaaatttagaaGACCACCTATTGCTAGACAACCAGGTACAGCAATATTGCCCCGATCAACTACACCGACAGTAAAAAGGAGTGGAAACCTACGCGGTagaacaacaactacaacaacAAAGCGCACCACGAGACGTTCAACAGCGAACCCGTTATTATCTTTACGTAGACAACGACCAAACTCTCTTTTCCCGAGAAGAAATCTATTCAGGCAACCAGAACCAGAGCCTGAAGAAGAGATCAGGGAAAATGAGCAGAAAGTAGAAGAGGAAGAAGAATTATTGGAAGAGGAAGAATTCGAAGAAGATAATGATTATGAATCATCTGACAGGAAAGAACAACAAGTTGCGACCCCATCAACACTTGCAACTAAGCAAAATAACATAGTACAAATTAGACCTTTTGCCTTCAGAAGGCGAACAAAACGACAAGTTGATTATGCAAATAgaaagtataataattttagaagGCCAGGGATAAAATCTTCTTCAACACGTAGACCTGAACCAGAACCAGAAACAGAAGCTCCAGCGCCCGCTActccaaaacaaaaaataagtcGTTACAATGGTCGAACATCAAAAACTACTACAGCTGCTGCGCCTAAGTCGTCATCTAGACAATCTTTTATAGTTCGTGGTGAAAGTCGAACTTCAAGTACAACATCTGCACCAGCATATAGAAGAGGTAAAGCTAGACCGTCCTCAAGAACCACCACCCATTCCTCTAGACCAAAAGCACCGAGACTGTCTAGTAAGAGTTCCGACAGAACCAGGCCAGGTTCATCGCGCAGTTCTACAAGTAGATCCCGTACTCGTACTACTACTAACAGAGCATCAAGCAGACAACGCAGTTCATTTGAGAATTTAAGCGCGGAGAGGCATAGACAGGACTCTTACAATAATCTATTAAATGACGGAAAAATTACCATAACACATCAAATTCCTGTTGAAGTTACAGTACCAGTCGTTAATGGTAAAATTACTGAGTACAAAAACCTTTTATCGGCTAAACCCAGTACCGAAACTTTGTTGTTAAACCAAATTTCTACATCTATTGGGCCGCTAGGTAATCAACAGCTAGTCCTTGCAATTGAATCAACTGAATTAGCTGACAACGGTGCTactaaagtaacaaaatacgTTTTACATGAGACGCCAACAACTACAGTTATTTTTACACCTACCACTATTAGAGGTCGGAAAACTTCATACTCACATGTCTTACCCAGTACAGTGTATAATGTAGAGCCGGTCGTTCAAACGATAAGTCCTGAAATCAATGCAAATGTTCCTTTGGCCAATCTGTTACTATCACAACTTTTATTGGGTAATCAACAACCTGCATTAAATCCACTTTTGGCTTTACAAGGGCAAGCTTTGTTACCACAACAACCAGTTGTACAAACACCTGTCACCGAGTACAAAACTAGAACAACAACTTTCGTTACAACAGTAACAGATGCTAGGGAAACTGTCTTACCTATTACTTTTAAAGGTAAAGCTATTCTCACAACGATTGTTGATCCAACAACTAATGTGATTACCGCTACGGAATTCGTTACCGATACTGTGGTAACTACGCCAACTGTACTTGCGCCGCCTCCtcaattaaattctttattgcTACCTTTTCTATTACAACAGCAACAAcagcagcaacaacaacaactttTGTCCCTACCCACAGCTAATCCTCTATTAGGTTTAGCACAACCGGACCTTAATCTGTTGCCTAAtaacaatttgaatttaaataacgaTATTTATAGTAACAGTCCTAAGCCCAATATTCTCTCAGATCTGACCAGTAATGAAGACTTTTCAGAAGACATTGAAGAAAGCGGTGAAGATACTCTTCCTCCCCCACCTCCGCCTTCCTCATCTTCACACGTACGTCACAGAGTAAGGACACCTAAGCCCAGTCCACCAAAAATGACTAGTGTTGTAACACTATACGTTTCTGGTAAATTCCCTGGAGAATTCAGTACCGTTCTTTCTACTGTCGTATCAGATGATACACAAACAGTACGAAAACGTGAAGCTATTTACTACGACGACGTTCAAATAACGTCTACTCTTTTACCATCTATTGATCATCTCTTAGGCTCACAATCTGATATTTTGGATAACGGAATCGCTTATGATGAAACTAATTCATCAGTAGAAAGTAAAGGCGAAACTCAGAGCCTTGAAAGTATAGTCGGAAAGATAAGTGATCACATACGATATGACGCATCACCAACTTACGTTGTAAAATTGGGAAACCCGTCTTCCATAAGAGATAGAGAACAGACATTAGTGGACGATGTCTCTTGA